One genomic region from Candidatus Nitrosopumilus koreensis AR1 encodes:
- a CDS encoding cation:proton antiporter, with protein sequence MQNIPLQLNPSGIQSSLNHTVNSLIEQITPELPHTSFVTDLAFIMIIGAVVTLAFFKIKQPLIIGYLFAGMLIGPLSPFWSWVLPEGGPSTDVLEGVGILSDISALNLFAEIGVILLLFVIGIEFPYAKIRSIGRVAVGVGTIGLFSTLGAIFFTATALGMEFMDALFIAAALSISSTAIIVKILEDMGKIKKESSILVLGILIVEDVIAVILISSLQSIALVGSVSVESIIVVVLVAIGLIVGTFTVGTRVIPPLIDRVAAAEHREILLLSVLGVCFGYALFANIVGLSVAIGAFLAGVLVAESKSAEVAKLLSSPIKDMFVAIFFISVGALMDISQLGNYIWIAIALIAVATGMKFGGNMIGNILFRQRRGKALRSAFTLAAPRGEFSIVIVKAGVDIGAVSAFLFPLVGIISIITAFLSPFLVKAGDKIVPKLEKDNV encoded by the coding sequence ATGCAAAACATTCCACTACAGCTAAATCCTAGTGGAATTCAAAGCTCACTTAATCACACTGTCAATAGTTTGATTGAGCAAATTACTCCTGAACTACCTCATACATCATTTGTTACTGATCTGGCCTTTATCATGATTATTGGCGCAGTTGTAACTCTTGCATTTTTTAAAATCAAACAACCACTAATCATTGGATATCTTTTCGCAGGAATGTTGATTGGACCTTTATCTCCATTTTGGTCTTGGGTGTTACCTGAAGGGGGTCCATCTACTGATGTTTTAGAAGGTGTCGGAATATTATCTGATATCTCTGCATTGAATCTCTTTGCTGAGATAGGTGTTATCTTACTTCTCTTTGTTATTGGAATAGAATTTCCATATGCAAAAATTAGAAGCATAGGGCGAGTTGCAGTTGGAGTTGGAACAATTGGTTTGTTCTCAACTTTGGGTGCTATATTTTTCACAGCAACTGCTCTTGGCATGGAATTCATGGATGCGTTATTCATTGCAGCTGCGTTATCGATTTCCAGTACTGCAATCATTGTTAAAATTTTAGAGGATATGGGCAAGATCAAAAAAGAATCATCGATACTTGTTTTAGGTATTTTGATTGTAGAAGACGTCATTGCAGTTATCTTGATTTCATCATTGCAGTCAATTGCATTAGTTGGATCAGTGTCTGTTGAATCAATAATTGTAGTTGTACTAGTTGCAATTGGATTAATTGTTGGTACATTTACTGTTGGAACTCGTGTTATTCCTCCACTTATTGATAGGGTTGCAGCTGCAGAACATCGTGAAATTTTGTTACTCAGCGTTCTTGGTGTCTGTTTTGGTTATGCATTATTTGCAAACATTGTGGGGCTGTCTGTTGCAATTGGTGCCTTTTTGGCAGGTGTTCTTGTGGCTGAATCAAAATCTGCTGAAGTTGCAAAACTCCTTTCTAGTCCTATTAAAGACATGTTTGTTGCAATATTCTTTATCTCAGTTGGAGCGTTAATGGATATCTCTCAACTTGGTAATTACATTTGGATAGCAATTGCATTGATTGCAGTTGCTACTGGTATGAAATTTGGAGGGAACATGATTGGCAATATTTTGTTTAGACAAAGACGTGGAAAGGCACTTCGTTCAGCATTCACTTTGGCTGCTCCTAGAGGAGAATTCTCAATTGTAATTGTAAAGGCTGGTGTGGATATTGGTGCAGTTAGTGCATTCTTGTTCCCTCTTGTAGGTATCATATCGATCATTACTGCATTTCTTTCTCCTTTCTTGGTAAAAGCTGGGGATAAAATAGTCCCCAAATTAGAAAAAGACAATGTCTGA
- a CDS encoding 50S ribosomal protein L16: MHGANYREGNGQVFTRRKYIKGKPQIKIAKFQGGKRGTYQYCVQLCINEKMQLRHMAIESTRLAANKTLEKTTGESGYYSRLRIYPHNMLRENKQIATAGADRISEGMRRAWGKATSLGARVKEGQCIMELYVNGDAHLAAAKKALKSACVKLPGTPTIKVLDWNKASP, encoded by the coding sequence ATGCACGGTGCCAATTACAGAGAAGGCAATGGCCAAGTATTTACCAGAAGAAAATACATCAAAGGTAAACCACAGATCAAAATTGCAAAATTTCAAGGTGGAAAAAGAGGTACATACCAGTATTGTGTCCAGTTGTGCATCAATGAAAAAATGCAGTTAAGACACATGGCAATAGAATCAACAAGATTGGCAGCAAACAAAACATTAGAAAAAACAACCGGTGAATCAGGATATTATTCCAGACTAAGAATTTACCCACACAATATGTTAAGAGAAAATAAGCAGATTGCAACTGCAGGTGCAGATAGAATTTCAGAAGGTATGAGAAGAGCATGGGGAAAAGCTACTAGTTTAGGTGCAAGAGTAAAGGAAGGTCAATGCATTATGGAGCTTTATGTCAATGGAGACGCACATTTAGCAGCAGCAAAAAAAGCACTCAAAAGTGCATGTGTGAAATTACCAGGAACGCCAACAATCAAAGTTTTGGATTGGAATAAAGCATCACCATAG
- the endA gene encoding tRNA-intron lyase, protein MEETLLVKGTLVSDQACVSDKNMIHDLELKGYGETEKEKLFLKQFETLYLLYTNKLILKKGKKQIDFNFFMNACQENDSKILTKFLIYRDLRNRGYVVKDGFGFGSDFRVYERGHFGEKGAKFLIFGLNEGQQEKMGSLQKKIQEITQMGKEPIIAVIERRGEVIYYKINKMNFYENKTRLEESFNF, encoded by the coding sequence ATGGAAGAAACCCTTTTGGTAAAAGGCACATTAGTCTCAGATCAGGCATGTGTTTCTGATAAGAATATGATTCATGACCTTGAGCTAAAAGGGTACGGAGAAACTGAAAAAGAAAAATTATTTCTAAAACAATTCGAAACGTTGTATCTACTATACACAAACAAACTCATTCTAAAGAAAGGCAAAAAGCAAATTGATTTTAATTTTTTTATGAATGCTTGCCAAGAAAATGATTCTAAAATTCTTACCAAGTTTTTGATTTACCGTGATCTCAGAAATCGAGGATATGTTGTAAAAGACGGGTTTGGATTTGGATCTGATTTCAGGGTATATGAAAGGGGACATTTTGGTGAAAAGGGGGCAAAATTTTTGATATTTGGTCTTAATGAAGGACAACAAGAAAAGATGGGCAGTTTGCAAAAAAAGATTCAAGAAATTACCCAAATGGGAAAAGAGCCAATCATTGCGGTAATTGAGAGACGCGGTGAAGTGATCTATTACAAAATAAACAAAATGAATTTTTATGAAAATAAAACAAGACTTGAAGAGTCTTTTAATTTCTAA
- a CDS encoding DNA repair helicase, protein MGLRDIELKEEYRSDINDIVAEFFFPCLGNCIEYDRCVDFLSIQTLATIAMAFENFSEGSAKLRMVTGHKFKTEDLNLFTKLFSEKYTKSFEGMLIKDTKIQRLQNIVNKGQIELKIAIPNSEQIADSFSERIGIFRDENDDVVAFTGTSSESFSTQTRDFESVDVFTSWNDRSRVERKMKDFEELWQNKTKYLDVYDFMYAEEKNLLKYSADWIFQD, encoded by the coding sequence TTGGGATTACGAGACATTGAGTTAAAAGAAGAGTATCGTTCAGACATAAATGACATTGTAGCAGAATTTTTCTTTCCATGTCTAGGTAATTGTATAGAATATGACAGGTGTGTTGATTTCCTATCAATTCAGACACTTGCAACAATTGCTATGGCGTTTGAAAATTTTTCAGAAGGAAGTGCCAAACTAAGAATGGTCACAGGCCACAAGTTCAAAACGGAAGATCTGAATTTGTTTACAAAACTTTTTTCTGAAAAATACACAAAATCATTTGAAGGAATGCTGATCAAAGATACAAAAATCCAAAGGCTACAAAACATAGTCAACAAGGGTCAGATTGAGCTAAAAATTGCAATACCAAATTCAGAGCAGATAGCAGATTCATTTTCAGAAAGAATTGGAATATTCAGAGATGAAAATGATGATGTAGTTGCATTTACTGGAACATCAAGTGAGTCATTTTCTACACAAACAAGGGATTTTGAATCAGTTGACGTGTTTACATCATGGAATGACAGATCGAGAGTTGAGAGGAAGATGAAAGACTTTGAGGAATTATGGCAAAACAAGACAAAGTATTTGGATGTCTATGATTTCATGTACGCCGAAGAAAAAAATCTGTTAAAATATTCAGCAGACTGGATTTTCCAAGATTAG
- a CDS encoding winged helix-turn-helix domain-containing protein, with protein MAKAQYRSKMAQMHEILAIISYEGQYGTNVSNIAHKANLSHHTVIESCKQLVESGLVEQHVDKRNRIFQMTDKGRMFFKEMDRFQNLVCSLNLKY; from the coding sequence ATGGCTAAGGCACAATACCGTTCAAAAATGGCACAAATGCACGAAATACTTGCCATAATATCATATGAAGGTCAATATGGCACAAATGTATCAAATATTGCACACAAAGCAAACCTTTCACATCACACAGTGATAGAAAGTTGCAAACAACTTGTAGAATCAGGGTTAGTAGAACAACATGTAGACAAAAGAAACAGAATTTTTCAGATGACAGATAAGGGCAGAATGTTTTTCAAAGAGATGGACAGGTTTCAGAATCTCGTCTGTTCGTTGAACCTTAAGTATTGA
- a CDS encoding sensor histidine kinase, translated as MATVSAVYAVQSYVTFEVNSEQLVESTALKNQVIANNLIQNLDLFIDKRISDFQSLEKAKEIRQILQFSNEEFSKIPDIDVYMEEKTFSYTNYNRYLPFVTQAAEQKHQSELSSIIKNYDQTYGFDFADEFFVTNAYGANIVLILGVSDYVQYDKEWWQTTKSNGVYVGNVQYFPNYDSYSIPLGISISDEDGKFLGAIKVLIGLEHLLSDFISNSIILNDQNKQISLLDETGQIIYSNGIKFDDNNTVPYSDRLTNAEGFFEFELDNSNHVLSYAKSTDPKTGLQWTVVIAQDKRNIIESLDDVRNSLVLPSVIGIIVTVVIGIMITIFVSKPLEKLTKIYAQMSSGNFDVRADPNVIHEINILSNSYNNFVASLKKLIQTEKDLAEANVKVRNERLTAIGELSASMAHDMKNPLAVLKTATDVLKRKFSGQDEKVDQLFSNMDDGINRISHQIQDVLEYVRTTPMNVTKTSLVHMIDNAIRSIQIPSSVVIEFPKQDIEIECDQQKIEIVLINLILNAVQAIGQKPGKIIFNTRDVGDVYEIEIENSGKPIPDDILPKIFEPLFTTKLQGTGLGLATCKNVITQHGGSISVQNGPTRFTILFPKKVNVNDLEKDK; from the coding sequence ATGGCAACTGTTTCTGCAGTTTATGCAGTTCAGAGCTACGTGACATTTGAAGTAAATTCTGAACAACTAGTTGAATCTACTGCATTGAAGAATCAAGTTATTGCTAACAATTTGATACAAAATTTAGATCTATTCATTGACAAACGCATATCTGATTTCCAATCTTTGGAAAAAGCCAAAGAGATCCGACAAATTCTTCAATTTTCCAATGAAGAATTTTCAAAAATACCTGATATTGATGTGTATATGGAAGAAAAGACTTTTTCTTACACAAATTATAATCGATATCTGCCTTTTGTAACACAAGCTGCAGAACAAAAACATCAAAGCGAACTGTCCTCAATAATTAAAAACTATGATCAAACATATGGATTTGATTTTGCAGATGAATTTTTTGTAACAAATGCATATGGCGCAAACATTGTTTTGATTTTGGGAGTTTCTGATTATGTGCAATATGATAAGGAATGGTGGCAAACCACAAAATCTAATGGGGTTTATGTAGGTAATGTACAGTATTTTCCTAATTATGACTCTTATTCAATTCCCTTAGGAATTTCTATTTCTGATGAAGACGGTAAATTTCTGGGGGCAATTAAAGTTCTAATTGGATTAGAACATTTACTGTCTGATTTTATTAGTAATTCCATAATTCTTAATGATCAAAATAAGCAGATTTCCCTTTTAGATGAAACTGGACAAATAATTTATTCTAATGGAATAAAGTTTGACGATAATAACACCGTCCCATATTCTGACAGATTAACCAATGCTGAGGGATTTTTTGAATTTGAACTGGATAACTCTAATCATGTGTTGTCATATGCTAAATCAACAGATCCAAAAACCGGATTACAGTGGACAGTAGTTATTGCTCAGGACAAAAGAAATATCATAGAATCACTTGATGATGTGAGAAACTCTCTAGTACTTCCTTCTGTTATTGGAATCATAGTAACTGTTGTAATTGGTATTATGATTACGATTTTTGTTTCAAAACCTCTTGAAAAATTGACAAAAATTTATGCTCAGATGTCCTCTGGAAATTTTGATGTACGCGCAGATCCAAATGTAATTCATGAAATAAACATTCTTTCGAATTCTTACAACAATTTTGTTGCCTCTTTAAAGAAACTAATTCAAACTGAAAAAGACTTGGCTGAGGCCAATGTGAAAGTAAGAAACGAACGCCTAACTGCAATTGGTGAATTGTCAGCTAGTATGGCCCATGACATGAAAAATCCTTTGGCAGTACTAAAAACTGCTACAGATGTTTTAAAACGCAAGTTTAGTGGGCAGGATGAAAAAGTTGATCAATTATTTTCAAATATGGATGATGGAATAAACAGAATCTCTCATCAAATTCAAGATGTATTGGAATATGTTCGTACTACTCCGATGAATGTTACTAAAACAAGTCTTGTTCATATGATTGATAATGCAATCCGTTCAATCCAAATTCCTTCTTCTGTTGTAATTGAATTTCCAAAACAGGATATTGAGATTGAATGTGATCAACAAAAAATTGAGATTGTGTTGATAAATCTAATATTGAATGCAGTTCAAGCCATTGGCCAAAAACCTGGAAAAATAATCTTCAATACTAGAGATGTTGGTGATGTGTATGAAATTGAAATTGAGAATAGTGGTAAGCCTATACCTGATGATATTCTGCCAAAAATTTTTGAGCCCTTGTTTACTACCAAACTTCAAGGAACTGGTTTAGGTCTAGCTACATGTAAAAATGTAATTACTCAACATGGTGGATCGATTTCTGTGCAGAACGGTCCTACAAGATTCACCATTTTATTTCCAAAGAAAGTAAATGTTAACGATTTAGAGAAAGATAAATAG
- a CDS encoding response regulator has protein sequence MTTNKLILIVDDDIPLLENTAYMIETLGYDVVTAKDGMEAVDVYRSAQPSMTFMDVKMPKQDGFDAFFKIKEFDPDAKVVLITAYNMDEKKHLKAKSMNLLETIEKPYDMEKLETTLDKYLNS, from the coding sequence TTGACTACAAACAAACTGATACTGATTGTTGATGATGACATTCCGTTGTTAGAAAATACTGCATACATGATAGAGACACTTGGTTATGATGTTGTCACTGCAAAAGATGGTATGGAGGCAGTTGACGTGTATAGATCTGCACAACCTTCGATGACTTTTATGGATGTTAAAATGCCCAAGCAAGATGGATTTGATGCGTTTTTCAAAATTAAAGAGTTTGATCCTGATGCAAAAGTTGTATTGATTACTGCTTATAATATGGATGAGAAAAAGCACCTAAAAGCTAAGAGTATGAATCTCTTAGAAACAATAGAAAAACCATATGATATGGAAAAACTAGAAACAACTCTTGATAAATATCTGAACTCATAA
- a CDS encoding NAD(P)-binding domain-containing protein has product MSKFTIEQKHVSENNKKHRIVSCFGCFSQMEVKEGVIGYGGDFFHPQCWKDFEKSSTVTSDLKTGQKKILIIGLGEIGYTNAQYMSEIGLWVDGYDINPETMQRALDENVIKEKAESFSGYDYYLICISTHKPENMFVPYLDGVYETAYRLLKEAKNGALLGIDSTVPQNTTRKILEILNHKLHVVHVPHRYYKHEKDEHGVQQERVIGACEQCCLDAGRKFYGHVLRIPLHIANTPDVAELTKIVENSYRYVQIAFSEEMKILCDNIGVDFDELRNSVNTKWNIDMLQAIDGIGGHCLPKDSQMVLDLSKQYVPNSIIESSKKVDSRYRMHIKNKTLLPTNSA; this is encoded by the coding sequence ATGAGCAAATTTACAATAGAACAAAAACATGTTTCTGAAAATAACAAAAAACACAGAATTGTTTCGTGTTTTGGTTGTTTTTCACAAATGGAAGTAAAAGAAGGTGTAATTGGATATGGTGGAGATTTTTTCCATCCACAATGTTGGAAGGATTTTGAAAAATCTTCTACGGTAACATCTGATCTTAAAACCGGCCAAAAGAAAATTCTGATTATTGGTTTAGGTGAAATTGGATATACTAATGCACAATACATGTCAGAAATTGGACTTTGGGTAGATGGCTATGACATTAATCCAGAAACCATGCAACGAGCACTAGATGAAAATGTAATCAAAGAAAAGGCTGAGAGTTTTTCTGGCTATGATTATTATCTAATCTGCATCTCGACACACAAACCTGAAAACATGTTTGTGCCTTATCTTGATGGTGTATATGAAACCGCATATAGGTTACTAAAAGAAGCAAAAAATGGAGCACTATTAGGAATTGATAGTACAGTTCCACAAAACACAACCAGGAAAATCCTAGAAATTCTTAACCATAAATTACACGTTGTTCATGTTCCACACAGATACTATAAACATGAAAAAGATGAACATGGTGTACAACAAGAACGCGTAATTGGAGCTTGTGAACAATGCTGTTTAGATGCAGGACGCAAATTTTACGGTCATGTACTACGAATCCCATTACATATTGCAAACACTCCTGATGTTGCAGAACTGACAAAAATCGTAGAAAACTCGTATCGTTATGTCCAAATTGCTTTTTCAGAGGAAATGAAAATACTTTGTGACAATATTGGTGTCGACTTTGACGAACTTCGAAATTCGGTAAACACAAAATGGAATATTGACATGCTTCAAGCTATTGATGGTATTGGAGGGCATTGTCTTCCAAAAGATAGCCAAATGGTGCTTGATTTGTCAAAACAATATGTTCCAAACAGCATCATTGAGTCATCAAAGAAAGTAGATTCCAGATACAGGATGCATATCAAAAACAAAACAC